A stretch of the Uranotaenia lowii strain MFRU-FL chromosome 3, ASM2978415v1, whole genome shotgun sequence genome encodes the following:
- the LOC129751116 gene encoding uncharacterized protein LOC129751116 isoform X2, producing the protein MEWLPRGLTNIHTPIPVPVPSKLTQKRPVTSPAPPIPSPQLPSLHHPSSVSPHSNHIVGSNHLPPGATGSLPPGAQHPQHSGGTPVGVVQPSPNQSVQSASAAGGVANSGNGRASFAAALRNLAKQADAKDDEPGGGGGGGGGGPGGGGGNDGRGPPDGRGRDSVGGMDRREMNDSRGSAMSESRVRSADVARGGDPKKRSSPQPPEKIQRLNPPSSSAIPSELLARSGFQPYRPDERLTHPAGSFPMDAYAAAAGFGSIPGMPPGNLFNPAALAYHDPAIYLDPRFQMLRAANHHPAAAAAAAAAHPLYSSLPYPPNLYAGMIPGMGLGAASIHEHLKMEEERRARMREEEQRAREAREAIEREKELREQREREQREKEQREKEERERREKEQREKEQREREMREKEERERRERERERERERERMIAASQHLIHPLQRQFYPMGMPPGLPSPLGLPMRSQGPLQMQGLGSPHHGLHPSLSLGMGLGLPQVPQGSPSSSLNLSHPSAAGLVPQPPTSLGGHSSIPTSLAVAYSHSLAQSSISSSYMSSLNLSHAGLPGAQNLSLSHIPPAHGSLNLSTNPSASAQQHSSGPLSLSTKSHSSPLSTPISSAALPPHHSHSHPYYSSPSVHSSIPAGSPLSLSSKSGNNISRTATPPTNNNNSGNPSAAPTSQSSVPSSLAQAGLSVNSTNVPSINNHHPHSHPLSRQSSPHSAGAPSLPHPHNAPAPAAAKPSITVAPPLAPGPPVMDPTSSNIIKTDSSKQLPIRPVTEERNSPQAAINAGKPEHDSNGAPSSNSLGPSGAVASVGDDVKRGSPPQASTPISANTNTSAVATAEGSPVNPKRTDSAGPTGSEQSEGDLKKSPLNGGGNNSNSGAVGSPTETGTPPMTGGTGATPVSGSQSTPSGNSNNTDISSKVEQTMEVEGGGDAEVPKDSSENSSTEKQKPNANNSGSNTTLVTTTGTK; encoded by the exons TTCCCTCAAAGTTGACACAGAAGCGTCCAGTCACGAGCCCAGCGCCGCCAATTCCTTCGCCCCAGCTTCCCTCGTTGCATCATCCGTCTTCCGTTTCGCCGCACTCTAATCATATAGTCGGTTCGAATCATCTGCCACCGGGCGCCACAGGATCGCTGCCACCTGGTGCACAACATCCGCAACATTCAGGAGGGACTCCCGTCGGTGTGGTGCAACCTTCACCTAATCAATCAGTGCAGAGCGCTTCGGCAGCCGGCGGCGTGGCTAACAGCGGCAATGGCCGGGCGTCGTTCGCTGCGGCGTTGCGTAACCTGGCCAAACAAGCCGACGCCAAGGATGACGAACCGGGTGGAGGTGGAGGCGGCGGTGGAGGAGGTCCCGGCGGCGGAGGCGGAAACGATGGCCGTGGTCCTCCGGATGGTCGAGGACGGGACTCGGTCGGTGGCATGGATCGTCGCGAGATGAACGACTCCCGGGGCAGTGCTATGTCGGAGAGTCGGGTGAGGAGTGCGGACGTCGCTCGAGGTGGCGACCCCAAGAAGCGCTCCTCGCCTCAACCACCGGAGAAG ATACAAAGGCTCAATCCCCCAAGCTCATCGGCGATCCCTTCGGAGCTGTTGGCACGCAGTGGATTCCAACCGTACAGGCCCGACGAACGGCTCACGCATCCGGCGGGGTCATTTCCCATGGATGCTTATGCCGCTGCCGCAGGGTTCGGATCGATACCGGGAATGCCGCCAG GCAATCTGTTTAATCCAGCCGCGCTAGCCTACCACGATCCGGCCATCTATTTGGATCCGCGGTTCCAGATGCTGCGAGCAGCCAACCATCATCCGGCGGCAGCTGCGGCAGCTGCAGCAGCCCATCCGCTGTACTCTTCGCTACCATATCCACCGAACCTGTACGCCGGTATGATTCCGGGCATGGGTCTTGGAGCGGCCAGTATCCATGAACATCTGAAGATGGAGGAAGAGCGTCGGGCCCGGATGCGTGAAGAGGAACAACGAGCCCGGGAAGCTCGCGAGGCGATAGAACGAGAGAAAGAGTTGCGAGAACAAAGGGAACGAGAGCAGCGTGAGAAGGAACAACGAGAGAAGGAAGAACGTGAGCGACGAGAGAAAGAACAGCGAGAAAAAGAGCAAAGAGAACGCGAAATGCGAGAGAAGGAAGAACGCGAGAGAAGGGAGCGCGAACGAGAAAGAGAAAGGGAACGAGAGCGAATGATCGCAGCCTCTCAACATTTGATACATCCTCTACAGCGACAGTTTTACCCGATGGGCATGCCACCTGGATTGCCTTCGCCGTTGGGTCTTCCGATGAGATCTCAAGGACCCTTACAGATGCAAGGACTGGGTTCTCCACATCATGGATTACACCCATCGCTAAGTCTCGGAATGGGGCTAGGTTTACCACAAGTGCCACAGGGTTCACCATCGTCCTCGTTGAATCTATCGCATCCTTCGGCGGCCGGACTTGTTCCACAGCCACCGACGAGTCTAGGGGGACATTCTTCGATCCCCACAAGCTTAGCAGTAGCGTACAGCCATAGTTTAGCTCAATCATCGATCAGCTCCAGCTACATGAGTAGCTTGAATCTATCGCATGCGGGACTGCCAGGGGCCCAGAACCTTAGCCTGAGCCACATTCCTCCAGCACACGGTTCACTGAATCTTTCGACGAATCCTTCGGCCAGTGCACAACAACACAGCTCCGGTCCGCTATCACTGTCTACAAAATCTCATTCAAGTCCGCTATCAACTCCAATCAGCAGTGCCGCTTTGCCGCCGCACCATTCTCATTCACATCCGTATTATTCGTCACCTTCGGTACATTCGTCAATTCCAGCTGGCAGTCCGCTGTCCTTGAGCAGCAAATCCGGCAACAATATCAGCCGGACGGCAACGCCAcctaccaacaacaacaacagtggCAACCCATCAGCAGCTCCTACATCCCAATCATCAGTTCCTTCTTCTCTGGCTCAGGCCGGATTATCTGTAAATAGTACAAACGTCCCTAGTATTAATAATCACCATCCCCATTCACATCCGCTCAGTCGGCAGAGCTCCCCACATTCTGCGGGAGCTCCATCACTTCCCCATCCACACAACGCACCAGCACCAGCGGCAGCCAAACCATCCATCACGGTGGCGCCTCCCTTAGCTCCAGGACCACCAGTGATGGATCCAACGTCATCGAATATAATCAAAACAGACTCCTCGAAACAGCTTCCGATCAGGCCGGTTACCGAAGAGCGAAACTCTCCCCAGGCGGCCATCAACGCTGGAAAGCCCGAACACGATAGTAATGGAGCGCCGTCTTCAAATTCATTGGGTCCTTCGGGCGCTGTCGCTTCAGTTGGGGATGATGTGAAACGTGGTTCACCTCCTCAAGCCAGTACACCAATTTCTGCTAACACAAACACAAGTGCTGTTGCTACAGCCGAAGGAAGTCCGGTGAACCCGAAACGGACCGATTCTGCTGGCCCAACAGGCTCAGAACAATCGGAAGGTGACCTGAAGAAATCACCACTAAATGGTGGAGGAAACAACAGCAACAGTGGAGCCGTCGGTAGTCCAACTGAGACAGGAACACCACCGATGACAGGAGGCACAGGAGCGACACCCGTCAGTGGTTCTCAATCTACACCATCAGGTAATAGCAATAATACTGATATAAGCAGTAAAGTAGAACAAACGATGGAAGTTGAGGGTGGAGGCGACGCTGAAGTCCCAAAAGATAGTTCGGAAAATAGTTCTACCGAAAAGCAGAAACCTAACGCTAACAACAGTGGTAGCAATACGACCCTCGTTACCACCACTGGAACAAAGTGA
- the LOC129751116 gene encoding uncharacterized protein LOC129751116 isoform X1, producing the protein MEWLPRGLTNIHTPIPVPVPSKLTQKRPVTSPAPPIPSPQLPSLHHPSSVSPHSNHIVGSNHLPPGATGSLPPGAQHPQHSGGTPVGVVQPSPNQSVQSASAAGGVANSGNGRASFAAALRNLAKQADAKDDEPGGGGGGGGGGPGGGGGNDGRGPPDGRGRDSVGGMDRREMNDSRGSAMSESRVRSADVARGGDPKKRSSPQPPEKIQRLNPPSSSAIPSELLARSGFQPYRPDERLTHPAGSFPMDAYAAAAGFGSIPGMPPGMLGNLFNPAALAYHDPAIYLDPRFQMLRAANHHPAAAAAAAAAHPLYSSLPYPPNLYAGMIPGMGLGAASIHEHLKMEEERRARMREEEQRAREAREAIEREKELREQREREQREKEQREKEERERREKEQREKEQREREMREKEERERRERERERERERERMIAASQHLIHPLQRQFYPMGMPPGLPSPLGLPMRSQGPLQMQGLGSPHHGLHPSLSLGMGLGLPQVPQGSPSSSLNLSHPSAAGLVPQPPTSLGGHSSIPTSLAVAYSHSLAQSSISSSYMSSLNLSHAGLPGAQNLSLSHIPPAHGSLNLSTNPSASAQQHSSGPLSLSTKSHSSPLSTPISSAALPPHHSHSHPYYSSPSVHSSIPAGSPLSLSSKSGNNISRTATPPTNNNNSGNPSAAPTSQSSVPSSLAQAGLSVNSTNVPSINNHHPHSHPLSRQSSPHSAGAPSLPHPHNAPAPAAAKPSITVAPPLAPGPPVMDPTSSNIIKTDSSKQLPIRPVTEERNSPQAAINAGKPEHDSNGAPSSNSLGPSGAVASVGDDVKRGSPPQASTPISANTNTSAVATAEGSPVNPKRTDSAGPTGSEQSEGDLKKSPLNGGGNNSNSGAVGSPTETGTPPMTGGTGATPVSGSQSTPSGNSNNTDISSKVEQTMEVEGGGDAEVPKDSSENSSTEKQKPNANNSGSNTTLVTTTGTK; encoded by the exons TTCCCTCAAAGTTGACACAGAAGCGTCCAGTCACGAGCCCAGCGCCGCCAATTCCTTCGCCCCAGCTTCCCTCGTTGCATCATCCGTCTTCCGTTTCGCCGCACTCTAATCATATAGTCGGTTCGAATCATCTGCCACCGGGCGCCACAGGATCGCTGCCACCTGGTGCACAACATCCGCAACATTCAGGAGGGACTCCCGTCGGTGTGGTGCAACCTTCACCTAATCAATCAGTGCAGAGCGCTTCGGCAGCCGGCGGCGTGGCTAACAGCGGCAATGGCCGGGCGTCGTTCGCTGCGGCGTTGCGTAACCTGGCCAAACAAGCCGACGCCAAGGATGACGAACCGGGTGGAGGTGGAGGCGGCGGTGGAGGAGGTCCCGGCGGCGGAGGCGGAAACGATGGCCGTGGTCCTCCGGATGGTCGAGGACGGGACTCGGTCGGTGGCATGGATCGTCGCGAGATGAACGACTCCCGGGGCAGTGCTATGTCGGAGAGTCGGGTGAGGAGTGCGGACGTCGCTCGAGGTGGCGACCCCAAGAAGCGCTCCTCGCCTCAACCACCGGAGAAG ATACAAAGGCTCAATCCCCCAAGCTCATCGGCGATCCCTTCGGAGCTGTTGGCACGCAGTGGATTCCAACCGTACAGGCCCGACGAACGGCTCACGCATCCGGCGGGGTCATTTCCCATGGATGCTTATGCCGCTGCCGCAGGGTTCGGATCGATACCGGGAATGCCGCCAGGTATGTTAG GCAATCTGTTTAATCCAGCCGCGCTAGCCTACCACGATCCGGCCATCTATTTGGATCCGCGGTTCCAGATGCTGCGAGCAGCCAACCATCATCCGGCGGCAGCTGCGGCAGCTGCAGCAGCCCATCCGCTGTACTCTTCGCTACCATATCCACCGAACCTGTACGCCGGTATGATTCCGGGCATGGGTCTTGGAGCGGCCAGTATCCATGAACATCTGAAGATGGAGGAAGAGCGTCGGGCCCGGATGCGTGAAGAGGAACAACGAGCCCGGGAAGCTCGCGAGGCGATAGAACGAGAGAAAGAGTTGCGAGAACAAAGGGAACGAGAGCAGCGTGAGAAGGAACAACGAGAGAAGGAAGAACGTGAGCGACGAGAGAAAGAACAGCGAGAAAAAGAGCAAAGAGAACGCGAAATGCGAGAGAAGGAAGAACGCGAGAGAAGGGAGCGCGAACGAGAAAGAGAAAGGGAACGAGAGCGAATGATCGCAGCCTCTCAACATTTGATACATCCTCTACAGCGACAGTTTTACCCGATGGGCATGCCACCTGGATTGCCTTCGCCGTTGGGTCTTCCGATGAGATCTCAAGGACCCTTACAGATGCAAGGACTGGGTTCTCCACATCATGGATTACACCCATCGCTAAGTCTCGGAATGGGGCTAGGTTTACCACAAGTGCCACAGGGTTCACCATCGTCCTCGTTGAATCTATCGCATCCTTCGGCGGCCGGACTTGTTCCACAGCCACCGACGAGTCTAGGGGGACATTCTTCGATCCCCACAAGCTTAGCAGTAGCGTACAGCCATAGTTTAGCTCAATCATCGATCAGCTCCAGCTACATGAGTAGCTTGAATCTATCGCATGCGGGACTGCCAGGGGCCCAGAACCTTAGCCTGAGCCACATTCCTCCAGCACACGGTTCACTGAATCTTTCGACGAATCCTTCGGCCAGTGCACAACAACACAGCTCCGGTCCGCTATCACTGTCTACAAAATCTCATTCAAGTCCGCTATCAACTCCAATCAGCAGTGCCGCTTTGCCGCCGCACCATTCTCATTCACATCCGTATTATTCGTCACCTTCGGTACATTCGTCAATTCCAGCTGGCAGTCCGCTGTCCTTGAGCAGCAAATCCGGCAACAATATCAGCCGGACGGCAACGCCAcctaccaacaacaacaacagtggCAACCCATCAGCAGCTCCTACATCCCAATCATCAGTTCCTTCTTCTCTGGCTCAGGCCGGATTATCTGTAAATAGTACAAACGTCCCTAGTATTAATAATCACCATCCCCATTCACATCCGCTCAGTCGGCAGAGCTCCCCACATTCTGCGGGAGCTCCATCACTTCCCCATCCACACAACGCACCAGCACCAGCGGCAGCCAAACCATCCATCACGGTGGCGCCTCCCTTAGCTCCAGGACCACCAGTGATGGATCCAACGTCATCGAATATAATCAAAACAGACTCCTCGAAACAGCTTCCGATCAGGCCGGTTACCGAAGAGCGAAACTCTCCCCAGGCGGCCATCAACGCTGGAAAGCCCGAACACGATAGTAATGGAGCGCCGTCTTCAAATTCATTGGGTCCTTCGGGCGCTGTCGCTTCAGTTGGGGATGATGTGAAACGTGGTTCACCTCCTCAAGCCAGTACACCAATTTCTGCTAACACAAACACAAGTGCTGTTGCTACAGCCGAAGGAAGTCCGGTGAACCCGAAACGGACCGATTCTGCTGGCCCAACAGGCTCAGAACAATCGGAAGGTGACCTGAAGAAATCACCACTAAATGGTGGAGGAAACAACAGCAACAGTGGAGCCGTCGGTAGTCCAACTGAGACAGGAACACCACCGATGACAGGAGGCACAGGAGCGACACCCGTCAGTGGTTCTCAATCTACACCATCAGGTAATAGCAATAATACTGATATAAGCAGTAAAGTAGAACAAACGATGGAAGTTGAGGGTGGAGGCGACGCTGAAGTCCCAAAAGATAGTTCGGAAAATAGTTCTACCGAAAAGCAGAAACCTAACGCTAACAACAGTGGTAGCAATACGACCCTCGTTACCACCACTGGAACAAAGTGA
- the LOC129751116 gene encoding uncharacterized protein LOC129751116 isoform X3: MEWLPRGLTNIHTPIPVPVPSKLTQKRPVTSPAPPIPSPQLPSLHHPSSVSPHSNHIVGSNHLPPGATGSLPPGAQHPQHSGGTPVGVVQPSPNQSVQSASAAGGVANSGNGRASFAAALRNLAKQADAKDDEPGGGGGGGGGGPGGGGGNDGRGPPDGRGRDSVGGMDRREMNDSRGSAMSESRVRSADVARGGDPKKRSSPQPPEKIQRLNPPSSSAIPSELLARSGFQPYRPDERLTHPAGSFPMDAYAAAAGFGSIPGMPPGMLGNLFNPAALAYHDPAIYLDPRFQMLRAANHHPAAAAAAAAAHPLYSSLPYPPNLYAGMIPGMGLGAASIHEHLKMEEERRARMREEEQRAREAREAIEREKELREQREREQREKEQREKEERERREKEQREKEQREREMREKEERERRERERERERERERMIAASQHLIHPLQRQFYPMGMPPGLPSPLGLPMRSQGPLQMQGLGSPHHGLHPSLSLGMGLGLPQVPQGSPSSSLNLSHPSAAGLVPQPPTSLGGHSSIPTSLAVAYSHSLAQSSISSSYMSSLNLSHAGLPGAQNLSLSHIPPAHGSLNLSTNPSASAQQHSSGPLSLSTKSHSSPLSTPISSAALPPHHSHSHPYYSSPSVHSSIPAGSPLSLSSKSGNNISRTATPPTNNNNSGNPSAAPTSQSSVPSSLAQAGLSVNSTNVPSINNHHPHSHPLSRQSSPHSAGAPSLPHPHNAPAPAAAKPSITVAPPLAPGPPVMDPTSSNIIKTDSSKQLPIRPVTEERNSPQAAINAGKPEHDSNGAPSSNSLGPSGAVASVGDDVKRGSPPQASTPISANTNTSAVATAEGSPVNPKRTDSAGPTGSEQSEGDLKKSPLNGGGNNSNSGAVGSPTETGTPPMTGGTGATPVSGSQSTPSENPSPVNPENLNGSGSNGASSTYSN; the protein is encoded by the exons TTCCCTCAAAGTTGACACAGAAGCGTCCAGTCACGAGCCCAGCGCCGCCAATTCCTTCGCCCCAGCTTCCCTCGTTGCATCATCCGTCTTCCGTTTCGCCGCACTCTAATCATATAGTCGGTTCGAATCATCTGCCACCGGGCGCCACAGGATCGCTGCCACCTGGTGCACAACATCCGCAACATTCAGGAGGGACTCCCGTCGGTGTGGTGCAACCTTCACCTAATCAATCAGTGCAGAGCGCTTCGGCAGCCGGCGGCGTGGCTAACAGCGGCAATGGCCGGGCGTCGTTCGCTGCGGCGTTGCGTAACCTGGCCAAACAAGCCGACGCCAAGGATGACGAACCGGGTGGAGGTGGAGGCGGCGGTGGAGGAGGTCCCGGCGGCGGAGGCGGAAACGATGGCCGTGGTCCTCCGGATGGTCGAGGACGGGACTCGGTCGGTGGCATGGATCGTCGCGAGATGAACGACTCCCGGGGCAGTGCTATGTCGGAGAGTCGGGTGAGGAGTGCGGACGTCGCTCGAGGTGGCGACCCCAAGAAGCGCTCCTCGCCTCAACCACCGGAGAAG ATACAAAGGCTCAATCCCCCAAGCTCATCGGCGATCCCTTCGGAGCTGTTGGCACGCAGTGGATTCCAACCGTACAGGCCCGACGAACGGCTCACGCATCCGGCGGGGTCATTTCCCATGGATGCTTATGCCGCTGCCGCAGGGTTCGGATCGATACCGGGAATGCCGCCAGGTATGTTAG GCAATCTGTTTAATCCAGCCGCGCTAGCCTACCACGATCCGGCCATCTATTTGGATCCGCGGTTCCAGATGCTGCGAGCAGCCAACCATCATCCGGCGGCAGCTGCGGCAGCTGCAGCAGCCCATCCGCTGTACTCTTCGCTACCATATCCACCGAACCTGTACGCCGGTATGATTCCGGGCATGGGTCTTGGAGCGGCCAGTATCCATGAACATCTGAAGATGGAGGAAGAGCGTCGGGCCCGGATGCGTGAAGAGGAACAACGAGCCCGGGAAGCTCGCGAGGCGATAGAACGAGAGAAAGAGTTGCGAGAACAAAGGGAACGAGAGCAGCGTGAGAAGGAACAACGAGAGAAGGAAGAACGTGAGCGACGAGAGAAAGAACAGCGAGAAAAAGAGCAAAGAGAACGCGAAATGCGAGAGAAGGAAGAACGCGAGAGAAGGGAGCGCGAACGAGAAAGAGAAAGGGAACGAGAGCGAATGATCGCAGCCTCTCAACATTTGATACATCCTCTACAGCGACAGTTTTACCCGATGGGCATGCCACCTGGATTGCCTTCGCCGTTGGGTCTTCCGATGAGATCTCAAGGACCCTTACAGATGCAAGGACTGGGTTCTCCACATCATGGATTACACCCATCGCTAAGTCTCGGAATGGGGCTAGGTTTACCACAAGTGCCACAGGGTTCACCATCGTCCTCGTTGAATCTATCGCATCCTTCGGCGGCCGGACTTGTTCCACAGCCACCGACGAGTCTAGGGGGACATTCTTCGATCCCCACAAGCTTAGCAGTAGCGTACAGCCATAGTTTAGCTCAATCATCGATCAGCTCCAGCTACATGAGTAGCTTGAATCTATCGCATGCGGGACTGCCAGGGGCCCAGAACCTTAGCCTGAGCCACATTCCTCCAGCACACGGTTCACTGAATCTTTCGACGAATCCTTCGGCCAGTGCACAACAACACAGCTCCGGTCCGCTATCACTGTCTACAAAATCTCATTCAAGTCCGCTATCAACTCCAATCAGCAGTGCCGCTTTGCCGCCGCACCATTCTCATTCACATCCGTATTATTCGTCACCTTCGGTACATTCGTCAATTCCAGCTGGCAGTCCGCTGTCCTTGAGCAGCAAATCCGGCAACAATATCAGCCGGACGGCAACGCCAcctaccaacaacaacaacagtggCAACCCATCAGCAGCTCCTACATCCCAATCATCAGTTCCTTCTTCTCTGGCTCAGGCCGGATTATCTGTAAATAGTACAAACGTCCCTAGTATTAATAATCACCATCCCCATTCACATCCGCTCAGTCGGCAGAGCTCCCCACATTCTGCGGGAGCTCCATCACTTCCCCATCCACACAACGCACCAGCACCAGCGGCAGCCAAACCATCCATCACGGTGGCGCCTCCCTTAGCTCCAGGACCACCAGTGATGGATCCAACGTCATCGAATATAATCAAAACAGACTCCTCGAAACAGCTTCCGATCAGGCCGGTTACCGAAGAGCGAAACTCTCCCCAGGCGGCCATCAACGCTGGAAAGCCCGAACACGATAGTAATGGAGCGCCGTCTTCAAATTCATTGGGTCCTTCGGGCGCTGTCGCTTCAGTTGGGGATGATGTGAAACGTGGTTCACCTCCTCAAGCCAGTACACCAATTTCTGCTAACACAAACACAAGTGCTGTTGCTACAGCCGAAGGAAGTCCGGTGAACCCGAAACGGACCGATTCTGCTGGCCCAACAGGCTCAGAACAATCGGAAGGTGACCTGAAGAAATCACCACTAAATGGTGGAGGAAACAACAGCAACAGTGGAGCCGTCGGTAGTCCAACTGAGACAGGAACACCACCGATGACAGGAGGCACAGGAGCGACACCCGTCAGTGGTTCTCAATCTACACCATCAG AGAATCCATCACCGGTAAATCCAGAGAATCTGAACGGATCTGGCAGTAACGGAGCGTCATCCACTTACTCGAACTAG